The Hevea brasiliensis isolate MT/VB/25A 57/8 chromosome 1, ASM3005281v1, whole genome shotgun sequence genome has a window encoding:
- the LOC110670082 gene encoding E3 ubiquitin-protein ligase RSL1: MAKENVSALNFADDFYLSLLFDDEEQQEVVFPFSDAKYAEELQFQEALIGSVINFHMKKNNPSSVLMIEAPPRQNLLEVGQWSLRFSQICAEMKHSDQMFETERCVHSYCSDCISKHVAAKIHDSVTIITCPGLNCKAVLELDTCRAKLSKGVIDRWEESLCEELISASQRFYCPFKDCSAMLVADNEGEAIREAECPFCHRLFCARCYVPWHSGVECEVFQSLNEDERGREDLMFIEIAKDKKWSRCPHCKFYVERTDGCPHMICRCKFEFCYGCGSEWTQSHGGCQRN; the protein is encoded by the exons ATGGCAAAAGAAAACGTTTCTGCTCTCAATTTTGCGGATGATTTCTACCTTTCTTTGCTCTTCGATGATGAAGAACAACAGGAAGTCGTCTTTCCGTTTTCCGACGCCAAATACGCCGAGGAGCTGCAGTTCCAGGAGGCTCTAATAGGTTCTGTGATCAATTTTCACATGAAGAAGAATAACCCATCATCGGTTTTGATGATTGAAGCACCTCCCAGGCAAAATCTCCTGGAAGTTGGTCAGTGGTCCCTCAGGTTCAGCCAGATTTGTGCGGAAATGAAACATAGTGATCAAATGTTCGAAACTGAGAGATGTGTTCACTCTTATTGCTCCGACTGTATAAGCAAACATGTGGCTGCAAAGATTCACGATAGCGTTACAATCATTACTTGTCCAGGATTGAATTGCAAGGCTGTGCTTGAACTGGACACTTGCAGAGCTAAGCTCTCCAAGGGAGTGATTGATCGTTGGGAGGAATCGCTCTGTGAGGAGCTAATCAGTGCATCGCAGAGGTTTTACTGCCCATTTAAGGATTGTTCAGCCATGTTGGTGGCCGACAATGAAGGAGAAGCCATTAGGGAAGCTGAGTGCCCCTTCTGCCACAGATTGTTCTGTGCTCGTTGTTATGTCCCTTGGCATTCTGGGGTAGAGTGTGAGGTGTTTCAGAGTCTGAATGAGGATGAAAGAGGAAGAGAAGATCTGATGTTTATAGAAATTGCTAAGGATAAGAAATGGAGTAGATGTCCCCATTGCAAATTCTACGTGGAAAGAACAGATGGCTGCCCACATATGATTTGCAG GTGTAAGTTCGAGTTTTGCTATGGCTGTGGATCGGAATGGACACAAAGTCATGGTGGTTGCCAGAGAAACTAG